The genomic segment GCGCGCAACTTGAGGCGGACCTTCTGGCTGCGCTGGACCGCGATGAGATCGAGATTCTCTATCAGCCGCAGTTCCGCGCCGATGATGACGAATTGGTCGGGGCCGAGGCTCTGGCCCGTTGGGAACATCCCCTGCTCGGGCGGATCGGGGCGGGCGCATTGTTCGCCATTGCAGAGCGGGCGGACCATGTCGCCCAGCTATCGCGCCACATCGCGGCGCGCGCCGTGGCTGAGGCGGCCCATTGGCCCGATCCATTGCGCCTGTCGCTCAATGTCACTCCGGCAGACCTTGCCGTGGGCAATTTCGCGGACGACATTGCCGGTGTGGTGAAGGCTGCGGGCCTGTGCCCGGACCGGCTGACGCTTGAGATCACCGAACAGGCCCTGCTGACCGATCTTGACCGTTCGGCGCAGGCGCTGGGCAGGCTGGTGGAACTGGGCATCCGCATCGCGCTGGACGATTTCGGCGCGGGCTTTTGCAACTTCCGCTATCTCAAGATTCTACCGCTGCATTACCTCAAGCTCGACCGGACGATGGTGGACGGGATCACTGACGATCCGCGCGATCTGGCAGTGTTCCGCGGCATCCTCGCCATGGCACATGCGCTGGAACTCGACGTGATCGCCGAAGGCATCGAAACGGAGGATCAGCGCCGCCTGATCGCGGCGGAAGGTTGCGCTTCCTATCAGGGGTTCCTGCGCGCCAAGCCAATGGACGTGGCGGAATTCCGCCTGTTCGCGGCGAGCCATTCTCCCCTTCTCTGACGGGGGAGGCCGGATCACCCAGCCTTCTTTGCCCGCTTCACGATACCTGAAAGCCCCTTGGTAAGCTGATAGAGGCCGTTGAGGCGCGACTTGGGATCGCCCCAAGCGCGTTCGATCACCAGCTTCATATCGGGCCGCAGGCGTGCCGTGCCCTGCAGGCGCTCGACATAGGCAAGCAGGCCCGCGGGATCGGGGAACGTATCCTTGTGGAACGTCACCAGCGTGCCGCGCGCCCCAACGTCCACCTTGGCGATATTGGCGACGATGGCCTGCTGCTTGATCTCGATCAGCTTGACGAGGTTCTCGGTCGCCGACGGCAGGGGGCCGAAGCGGTCGATCATTTCGGCCGCCAGCGAATCCAGCTCTTCCTTGCCCTTGGCGTCGTTCAGGCGGCGATAGAGCGCCATGCGCACGGCAAGGTCTGGCACGTAATCGTCGGGGATCATGATCGGGGCATCGACCGTGATCTGCGGGGAGAGGCCGCTGCTGTCGCGCTCCAGCCCCATGTCGCCGGCCTTGGCGGCGAGGATCGCGTCTTCCAGCATCGACTGGTAGAGTTCGAAGCCCACCTCGCGGATATGGCCGGACTGCTCGTCGCCCAGCAGATTGCCCGCGCCGCGAATGTCCAGATCGTGGCTGGCAAGCTGGAAGCCCGCGCCTAGCCCATCGAGATCGCCCAGAA from the Erythrobacter sp. SG61-1L genome contains:
- a CDS encoding GGDEF domain-containing phosphodiesterase; protein product: MPSDLTEVLDDNRDTLTGLVGSDGARARIVAWQQKAVLEGETAPIHALMLGLRRFDTVNLAYGEAAGDSALVAVAARILRFAADELAGEWVVARMGGGNFLLAANEPCSRERWQWLAETLAESVSRPIANPVGAGTLRLWPRIALMRTLKQESADAVFGRLAETLERARQETGRRVVWVDGDVSIAGRSGAQLEADLLAALDRDEIEILYQPQFRADDDELVGAEALARWEHPLLGRIGAGALFAIAERADHVAQLSRHIAARAVAEAAHWPDPLRLSLNVTPADLAVGNFADDIAGVVKAAGLCPDRLTLEITEQALLTDLDRSAQALGRLVELGIRIALDDFGAGFCNFRYLKILPLHYLKLDRTMVDGITDDPRDLAVFRGILAMAHALELDVIAEGIETEDQRRLIAAEGCASYQGFLRAKPMDVAEFRLFAASHSPLL